A region of the Geomonas subterranea genome:
CCGCGGAGCCGCCGGCCAGCGCCTTGTCCGCCTCGGCGATGGCCGGTTCCACGCTCCCCGCCGGCTAGAGCCCGGTGAAGGGGGCCCCTTCACCGGCGCGGTGCACCTTGACCAGGGCACCGAAAAATTTGTGTTCGGCCGCCTCTTTCGCTCCCGGGCGCGCCGAAATGACCTCCTTGAAGGCAGCGCGCACGACTTTCTCGTCCTTCGTTTTCACCCACTTGAGAACCGGCGTCACGTCTTTGGCTGCGATGGCCTTCCTTGCATCCTGGATCACCGGCCCGTCCAGGGTGTCGCAGTGCGCCGATGCGCTGTGGGGAACGGCCAGGTAAAGGAAGGCGGCCGCTGTCACGGCCCAAAAGGCTGATTTCACATTCGCTACGCTCATTGCTATCTCCTCGTCATCTTTGATTGGCGGTGCTGAACCACCTCACTCACGGTACGCCGCAAAAGTTGTACATCCCTTGACTAACGTCATTTTTATTCACTCGGAAAGGGTAATGCCGGATCCATGTGTGTCAAACAACCCGTCACACCATCCTGGCCGGCCGGGAGGAAAGGGGGGGCGTCGCCGGTAGCAACCACCTGTGACGAGAAACAGGGATGGCAAAGGGCCATCGATACGTGGTACTGGAAATTTCTGTTGACCCGTCTACAGCTTCACGGTTTAGTATTCCTGCTGTCATGGCCATGACCCACTAACAGCAAAGGAGAGACGACTATGAGCAAGGTAACAGTGGAGGAGTGGACGGCCCGGTTCCGGGCGATAGGGCTGGACGACGCGGCCATGGAGCAGTGGCACCGTCTGTTCGAGCGGGAGAACCCGGAGGGGCACCAGGAGTTCCTTGAGTGGCTGGGGCTTCCCGCCGAGCGCATCGCCGCTATCCGCAAGCATCACGCCTGACCTCGCGGCCCCGGGTCCGCCCGGGGCCGCTTCCTTCGCAGGAGGATTCATGTACCGCGTAAGTCAACTGGCCGCGAAGTTCGGCCTCTCCCGCAGCACGCTGCTTTACTACGACCAGGAGGGGCTCCTCTCCCCGTCCGGCCGCAGCGGCGCGGGTTACCGCCTCTATTCCGAGAGGGACCTCGAGCGCCTGGCCGCCATCGTCTCCTTCCGCAAGGCGGGGCTCTCCATCGAGGAGACCCGGGTGCTCCTGGCGTCGGGTGAAGGGGAACAGTCGGTGCTCAGGAAGCGGCTTGCCGTCATCGGCGACCAGATCCGCGCCCTCCAGGCCCAGCAGCACCTCCTGGCCCGGATGCTCCGGGTGCAGTCGGGGGGGGAACTTCCGGAGAGCGTGGACAAGGAGACCTGGGTGGAGATGCTGCGTGCCGCGGGCATGGACGACGAGGCCATGGAAACGTGGCACGCCGAGTTCGAGCGGCGGGCTCCCCAGGCGCACCACTCCTTCCTCCTCAGCCTGGGGATCGGGGAGCAGGAGGCGCAGGCCATCAGGGCGTGGTCGGCGGCCGGCGGAAAGGAGGGGGCGGTCCGGGAGGGATAGCAACTTCCGCCCGCTGCGCGTTGAAATCTCCATGCTGGTGGTTAGAATGTGCTAGTTGTTTTTCCGGCCACCAACAACAAAGGAGACACGACATGAAGACTTCGGAAATGTTCGCCGCCCATCCCAGGAAACTCACCATGGATGTCACCGCCATCACCGAGTGCATCAGCTCGCTCGTAGAATGCGCCGACGTCTGCACCAGCTGCGCCGATGCCTGCTTGGGCGAACAATCGGTGCAGAACCTCACCAAGTGCATCCGGCTCAACCTCGACTGCGCCGATATCTGCCAGACCACCGCCCGCGTGCTTTCCCGCCAGACCGACCCGGTCCCCCAACTGCTCAGAACCCAGCTCGAGAGCTGCGTCGTCGCCTGCCGTCTCTGCATGCAGGAGTGCGAGGTGCATTCGGAGACGCACCAGCATTGCCGCATCTGCAGGTCCAGCTGCCAGAATTGCGAGAAGATCTGCCAGGACCTGATTTCCCGTCTCTCCGAGGGGGCCAGGACCACCTTTTTGTAACAGTGGCGGGGGCGGCTGCGGCCGCCCCCGTTTGGAACTGGGGCCAAGACCAGGAGGCTGCCCATGAGCAAGCTGGCCTGTAACGTCGTTGCCTATCGGCCGGATCCGGCAATGCTTGCCGCACGTTTTGATCCGCGCCACGTGGAGGTGCTGCTGGAGCAGGCGGAGGGACTGCTGACGCGCGCCGTCGCGGACTTCAGGGAGTATGCCGCGCTGGACCGGGCCTGGCAGGAACTCAGCCACGATCTGGAGATGCAGGAGCAGGAGCTGGAACTGGACCGGCGCCGGGTCGAAGGGGAGGAGCCGGTGGCGGAGGAGCCTGCCCCGGAAACGGCGGCCGCCGAGGAGCAGGAAAAGGTTGAGGGAGAAGCGGCGCACGAAGAGGCGGAGGGGGCGGCTGAGGCAGAGGCGGCACCCGAGGCAGAGGCTCCCGGGGCGGCTGCCGAGGCAGAGGAGCCGGTTTCGGTTACCAGCATGCTGGAACTGCGCGGCGAGTCTATCCGGCGCAGGAGGGAGCTCGCGGGCGCAGGTGGGCCACTGGCACTCGACGAGCAGCGCGACCTGGTGCTCAGGCGCCTGTGCCGCGACTACGAGGAGGGGCTGAACCGGGTAGCGGTGGCGGAGGAAGGGTTGAGGCGCATCTTCGGATACGACGTGGCGTCCCCGCTCAGCTCCTGGTCGGAAACCCTTGGGAGCTCTCTCGCCAGCAACATTGTCTGGACCAGGAACGCGCTGGAGTGGCTCGCACTCTACATACAGAGTGAGCAGTCCTTCACCCGCGCCTTTTCGGTCCGCGCACTCATGAACCGCAACGCCTGGGGGCAGTTGCGGCACGCACGGGACAGCTTCTCGGTACGGCTGCAGGTCCCGACGGAAATCTTCCAGGGCTTCGAGAACTGCCGCTTCCGCGGGGTGAGCGCATCGCTGCTGGGGGAGGCAGGCGGGGTCCCGTGGTCGGCACTGGTGAGGCTTCCCGAGACGGCCTATTATCTGCGCTCCGGCCAGCGGGTCGAGGTGGATCAGCGCGAACTTCCCCAGATTCTCCTGGGACGGGTGGAAAACCGGCGCTCTGTGCGCCGCTCCGAGTTCTGCGGCATGGTGACCCACCTCAATGCGAGCCCCGTGGGGAAGCCGGTGAACGAGGGGCAATGGTCGGTGGAACTGCTGCGGCCGGTGGGTGCGGGTTCTGAACTATTCGCACAGGTCGACGACCTGGTGATCGAGGTGAAGGTCTCAGGGGTGGCGCAGAGGACGGAGCGATGACGAGGCGTGCCGGCGCGCCAGCGCCGGTACCAGGACAAGGGGGTGACTCATGGAAAAGATGCGGTTGAGCAGCCCGGCCTTTCAGGACAACGGGCGCATTCCCGCCAGGTACACCTGCGACGGCGACAACATGAACCCTGAACTCAGGTTCGAGAACGTCCCCGACGGCACCAGGTCGCTGGCGCTGGTCATGGAGGACCCGGACGCTCCAAACGGGTTGTGGGTGCACTGGATACTCTGGAACATCGGGCCCCGGGTGACCACGCTGGTGGAGCAGGCCGAGCCGCGCGAGGTGGTGATCGGGAAGAACAGCTGGGGGCACAACCAGTACGGCGGTCCCTGCCCTCCATCCGGCAGCCACCGCTACATCTTCAGGCTCTATGCGCTTGACACCACGCTGGACCTGGCGGGGACGGCCAGCAAGGGGCAGCTGGACGTGGCCATGCAGGACCATGTCCTGGCGGAGGCGTCCCTTACCGGGATGTACGGCGGGGGGTAGCAGGAAGTAAAGAGAAGATGAGGAGGCACCCGGTCGCCGTCGCCAGGCCGGGTGCCTCTTTTCGTTCAGGGTTCGGGGCGCTCGTTGATGAAGTTGATGAAGGCCCGGTCGGTGTTCTGGATGTGGCCGACCAGCCAATCCTTGAGGAACACCAGCACGTCGATGGCGACGAACGATTCGCCGGCGTCGGAGCGGTCCTTGAAATTGTGGATCGACTTGATGAACTTGCGATGGGCGGCGGCATGCGACGGCGCCGACGCATATCCGAGCCCGGCCATCAGCTGTTCCTCGGCCTGGAAATGGTACTGGGTGTAATCCAAAAGCTCGCCGACCACTCCCTCCAGCTCGTGGCTGTGGTCGTGCAGCATGAGCGCCCGGTAGCACCGGTTCAGAATCTCGACCAGCTTGTGGTGGTGTTCGTCTATCTGCGGCAATCCTAGGACCAGCGTATCGTCCCACTCTACCAGTGTCATTGGTGACTCCGACTGCAACTGACAAAAATAACCTGCCCGGTCTATTAATCGGAAAGAACGGGCAAAACTGCAACTAATTTGTTGAGACTACTTGAATGCGATCACTTCCAGCCTGCCGTAATCGCCGCGCTGTGCCTTAAGGGCGCGCCGTTCGAACTCGATTTCCTTTCTTTTGCACGTTACCTCCTCCTCTTCGGCCGCGGTTCCGCGGGACAGCGTCTGCCGCAGCACCATCCCCCCCACCACCAGGGAGGCGAGGGCGTACCTCCGCTTGTAGATAAGGCCCAGCGCGCCGCCGATCAGCAGCGCAGCCGGAGGGGCGAGCAGGAACTCCAGGGCCGACTGCAGCCCCAGTTTCAGGTTCAGCTCCCTGACCTGCGGGTCCAGGTTGCCCCGCTGATCCTCCCGGTAGTTGAGGGGGAGATCCTCCAGCCCTGCCAGTTTGTCGCTGTTCATGGGTTCGCTCCTTTTGCCGGGGATGACGACGCAGCTTATCTTAACAGCGCCGCGCCGTTCCTCAATATCGGAGGGTATTTTTTGGTTCCGGGGCATTCTCTGAAGGACCTCGATCTTTCGGCGGGTCCGCGGCAGGGGGCGTGCGTCTTGACTTCGCGACTGCGGCGGATAAAGTGTGGATTTGTTAATTTATCGTGCGCGAGCAGGGGAACCGTCATGGCTGTCAACGTCAGCAGGGAATTGGGCGAGGGGGACCTCGGCAACGGTGTCGGCATCATCGATCCGCTGCGCAACCACCGCTGGGACCGTTTCGTCCAGCAGCACCCCTACGGTTGGATCACCCACCTGTCGGGATGGAAGCGGGTGCTGGACCACGCCTTCCCCCACATGACCGGTTACTATCTTGCCCTCAAGGACTCCGCCGGAGGGTTCCGGGGGGCGCTGCCAGTGTACGCCGTGGAGAGTTGGCTCACGGGGCGGCGGCTGGTGAGCATCCCCTTTGCCACCCTTTGCGATCCGCTGGTGACGGATGCGGCGGACATGGAGCTCCTCAGCGAAGCGGTTCTGCGCCTGGCCCAGAGACTCGGGATCTCCCGCGTCGAGATCAGGACAGCCGCCGCCGCACACCTTTTGAACCGCGACAGGTTCCACGCGGATTGTGTCCGAAAGCATCACTTCCTGCCGCTTTGCCCCGACCCGGAACTGGTCAGGCAGCGCTTTCACCGCAGCTGCGTGCGGCAGCGCATCGCCCGGGCGGAGAGGAGTGACCTTCACCTCATCAGGGGCAAGCGCGAGTCCGACGTCATGGAGTTTTACCTGCTGCATTGCGGCACCAGGAAGAGAAAGGGATTGCCCCCTCACCCCTACCTCCTGGTGAAGGCGCTTTGGCAGACCTTCGCGCAGCAGGGGCTGGTGGAACTGCTGCTGTGCCGCAAGGGGGAAGAAACGGTGGCGGGGCTCCTCCTGTTCAAGTACAAAGGGCGCGTCTCCATCGAGTACTCCGCCGTCAACGCCCTGCATAACGATTCCAGCCCGGTGCATTTCCTGTTCTGGAACGCGATCAAGGAGGCCTGCCTCACGGGCTACCGCGTGCTCGACTTCGGCCAGACATCGGTGCGGAACACGAGCCTGATGGAGTTCAAGTCCCACTGGGGCGCCGAGGTCTCGGACCTCCCCCATTTCATATACCCCAACGACCCCGCGAATTCCTGCGCGGCCGGCGAAGAGTCCATGGCCGAGAAGCTGCTGCACTTCGTCTGCAACAAGGCCCCGGACACGGCGCTCAGTTACCTGGGGGATTTCTGCTACCGGCACCTTGGATAGCACGGTTGGTTTTGAAGTTTTCTCTGCTACCCTATTACGGGCCGGGTTGGAAACGTCCAATGACCCGTGAGCGTCACAGCGGTACAAGACCATCCCTGACCAGGATGGAAGGAGGAAGACATGGCCGAGGCAAGAAGGATTCAGATTCAGGAGGCGCGCAGGAAGGTGCAGGCGGGGGAGTCGCTCTTCGTCTGCGCCTACGACAGCGAGGAGATGTGCGGCGGCATCCGGCTGGAGAAGGCCTGGACGATGGGAGAATTCAACGCCAGGCTTCCCGAGGTGAAGAAGGACCAAGAGATCATCTTCTACTGCAACTGACCGCAGGAACATACGTCTGCCGGTCGGGCAGCTGAATTCGCAGAGAAGGGATTCACCAAGGTCTGGGCGCTGCAGGGCGGGGTGAACGCCTGGAAGGAGGCGGGGTACAAGTAAGAGGGGGCGTATAGAGTGGAAAGGGCCCTCCGGCGGTTGCCGGAGGGCCCTTTTTTTATTCGGTCTCGGTCGTTTCCGATGGCTCCTTCTTGTCGGGCGCTTCGCCCAGGAAGGTGGCAATGCCGTCCCGGGTCCACATCACCGCCTGCTTGCTCCGGAAGGGCTGCAGGAAGTAGTAATCCTTGGGGTTTACCGGTACCGTGTCCTTCTCGTAGGTGATCAGCGCGATCTTGTCGTGGGTAGCAGCGTAGGCCCGGATCTGGTCCCTGCTGGGGAGTTCGACCAGGGGTTGGCTGAGCCTCCCCATGAAATGGAACTGGCCGTGGTACTTGCCGGCGTGCAGGACCTGGTACCCCTCGGCCTGTTTCTGCCGGACCGCCGCCGCGATCGGGTGCAGGTCGTAGCGCTGGAACATGGTGTCGCCCCCGACTATCACCAG
Encoded here:
- a CDS encoding MerR family transcriptional regulator produces the protein MYRVSQLAAKFGLSRSTLLYYDQEGLLSPSGRSGAGYRLYSERDLERLAAIVSFRKAGLSIEETRVLLASGEGEQSVLRKRLAVIGDQIRALQAQQHLLARMLRVQSGGELPESVDKETWVEMLRAAGMDDEAMETWHAEFERRAPQAHHSFLLSLGIGEQEAQAIRAWSAAGGKEGAVREG
- a CDS encoding four-helix bundle copper-binding protein, translating into MKTSEMFAAHPRKLTMDVTAITECISSLVECADVCTSCADACLGEQSVQNLTKCIRLNLDCADICQTTARVLSRQTDPVPQLLRTQLESCVVACRLCMQECEVHSETHQHCRICRSSCQNCEKICQDLISRLSEGARTTFL
- a CDS encoding YbhB/YbcL family Raf kinase inhibitor-like protein, with translation MEKMRLSSPAFQDNGRIPARYTCDGDNMNPELRFENVPDGTRSLALVMEDPDAPNGLWVHWILWNIGPRVTTLVEQAEPREVVIGKNSWGHNQYGGPCPPSGSHRYIFRLYALDTTLDLAGTASKGQLDVAMQDHVLAEASLTGMYGGG
- a CDS encoding bacteriohemerythrin — protein: MTLVEWDDTLVLGLPQIDEHHHKLVEILNRCYRALMLHDHSHELEGVVGELLDYTQYHFQAEEQLMAGLGYASAPSHAAAHRKFIKSIHNFKDRSDAGESFVAIDVLVFLKDWLVGHIQNTDRAFINFINERPEP
- a CDS encoding lipid II:glycine glycyltransferase FemX, translated to MAVNVSRELGEGDLGNGVGIIDPLRNHRWDRFVQQHPYGWITHLSGWKRVLDHAFPHMTGYYLALKDSAGGFRGALPVYAVESWLTGRRLVSIPFATLCDPLVTDAADMELLSEAVLRLAQRLGISRVEIRTAAAAHLLNRDRFHADCVRKHHFLPLCPDPELVRQRFHRSCVRQRIARAERSDLHLIRGKRESDVMEFYLLHCGTRKRKGLPPHPYLLVKALWQTFAQQGLVELLLCRKGEETVAGLLLFKYKGRVSIEYSAVNALHNDSSPVHFLFWNAIKEACLTGYRVLDFGQTSVRNTSLMEFKSHWGAEVSDLPHFIYPNDPANSCAAGEESMAEKLLHFVCNKAPDTALSYLGDFCYRHLG
- a CDS encoding ArsR family transcriptional regulator, yielding MAEARRIQIQEARRKVQAGESLFVCAYDSEEMCGGIRLEKAWTMGEFNARLPEVKKDQEIIFYCN